From the genome of Pseudomonas sp. WJP1:
CCCGGCGGATCACCGCTTCCCGATGGACAAGTTTCGCCTGCTGCGCGATCACCTGGTGGACAGCGGCCTGACGCGCGACGCCGACCTGCTGCGCCCACAGTTGTGCCCACCGGACATTCTCGCCCTCGCCCATGACCCTTCGTATATCGAGCGCTACATGAGTGGCGATCTGTCCCGCGAAGACCAACGACGCCTCGGCCTGCCCTGGAGCGAAGCCCTGGCCCGGCGCACGGTGCGCGCGGTCGGCGGTTCGCTGCTGGCGGCGGAACAGGCGCTGGAGCATGGCCTGGCCTGCCACCTGGCCGGCGGCACCCACCATGCCCATTACGATTACCCCGCCGGGTTCTGCATCTTCAATGACCTGGCGGTGATCAGTCATTTCCTGCTGGAGAGTGGTCGGGTGAATCGGGTGCTGATCTTCGACTGCGATGTGCATCAGGGCGACGGCACTGCACGCATTCTGCACAACACACCGGAAGCGGTGACCGTTTCCCTGCACTGCGAGAAGAACTTTCCTGCACGCAAAGCCGAAAGTGACTGGGACATCCCGCTGCCCAACGGCATGGGCGATGCCGATTACCTGAAAGTGGTGGACGATGCGCTCAACTACCTCTTGCCCCTCTATCAGCCGGACCTGGTGCTGTACGACGCGGGTGTCGACGTGCATAAAGACGACGCACTGGGTTACCTGAAACTGACCGACAACGGTGTCGCCGCCCGCGATGAAAGCGTGATGCGCCATTGCCTGGGCCGCGATATCCCGGTGGTCGGCGTGATCGGCGGCGGCTACAGCAAGGACCGTCAGGCCCTCGCCCGTCGTCATGGCATCCTCCATCACAGTGCCCAGCGGGTCTGGGAGTCATCAGGCTGTCACTGAGTTGTGGATGCTTTACCCACAATGTCTGTGGAGCCGCCTGTGGATAACCTGCGGGAAAGGGACTGCAGGCTATGCGGGGTGTGGGCTACAGAGTGGTGGTTGTTTTTTAACCAGCCACTAGATTCACCTGTAAACCCTGTAGGAGTGAGCCTGCTCGCGATAGCGGTCTGTCAGGGCCACAGATGTTGAATGTAGCGCCGCAATCGCGAGCAGGCTCGCTCCTACAGAGGACGGGGCTGCTAGAATGCCCGGCTTATCCCGTCAGACCGCAGCGCATTCCATGACTCAATTCTCGTCAGCCTTTTCCCATAATGTCGCCATCATCGGCGGCGGCCCCGCCGGTCTGATGGCGGCTGAAGTGTTGAGCCAGGCCGGGATCAAGGTCGACCTGTACGATGGCATGCCTTCGGTGGGGCGAAAATTCCTCCTGGCGGGCGTCGGCGGCATGAACATCACCCACTCCGAAGCCTACCCGGTCTTCCTCTCGCGCTATGCCGAACGCGCGCCACAGATTGCGCCGCTGCTGCGCGCCTTCGGTGCCGATGCGCTGTGCCAGTGGATTCACGGGCTGGGCATCGACACCTTTATCGGCAGTTCCGGCCGGGTCTTTCCCACCGACATGAAAGCCGCGCCCCTGCTGCGTGCCTGGCTCAAACGCCTGCGCGACAGCGACGTAGTTATCCACACCCGCCACCGCTGGCTCGGCTGGGATGATCACGGCGGTTTGCGCATCGACAGCCCCGATGGCGAAAAAACGGTTCAAGCCAATGCGACCCTCCTCGCCCTCGGTGGCGGCAGTTGGGCGCGCCTGGGTTCGGACGGCGCGTGGATGCTGCCACTGGAGCAAAAGGCGGTAGGACTCGCGCCGCTGCAGCCAAGTAATTGCGGCTTCGAGGTGCGGGCCTGGAGCGACTTGATGGTCAGCAAGTTCGCCGGCGCGCCACTGAAAAACATCGCCATCGGCCTCGATGATGACGTGCCAAGGCTGGGTGAATGCGTGATCACTGCGACCGGGATTGAAGGGAGCCTGATCTACGCCTTGTCCGCACCGATCCGTGAAGCGATCAACCAGCATGGCTCGGCGACCATTCATCTGGACCTGCTGCCCGGCCGACCTGTGGATAAAATCCAGGCGGCATTGAGCAAACCACGCGGCTCACGCTCGATGGCTAAACATTTGCACAGTCAGTTGGGTATTGATGGGGTGAAAGCGGCGTTGTTGCGAGAGCTGACATCTGCCGAAACCTTTACCGACATGGGACTGCTGGCCAAAGCGATCAAGGCGTTGCCAATGACACTGGTGAAAACCCGACCGCTGGACGAAGCCATCAGCAGTGCGGGAGGTGTGAAGTTCGAGTCGATGGATGAGCGTTTGATGCTCAAGCACATGCCTGGGGTTTTCTGCGCGGGGGAAATGCTCGATTGGGAAGCGCCAACTGGCGGCTATCTGCTGACCGCGTGTTTCGCCAGTGGGCGTGCGGCGGGACTTGGGATGGTTGAGTGGTTGCAGCGCAAGAGCTGAAGACCCCGTCGCCCTCATCGCCAGCAGGCTGGCTCCCACAAGTTTTTGTGAACGACACAAATCCCCTGTGGGAGCCAGCCTGCTGGCGATGAGGGCTTAACAGGCGCAGCGTGTAATCAAGGCTTACGCTTACGCGGCCCAGTGTTGAACACTGGCACCTTGCGCACAGGCTTGATCGAAGGCTCCGCTGGCGCAGCTTCCCCGCTGTCGACCCACTTGCCGAGATTGCGTTTACCGCCACCACCCGACGCTTTGGGCTTCTTCGGTTTCTTCGGCTTCTTGACCACCTGGCCACTGGCATCGGTGTCCGGCACGCGATGCTCTGGCTCGAAGTCCGGCTCGTTCTGACGCTTGAGCGTCTGACGGGTCAACATTTCGATGGCCGACAGCAGATTCACTTCATCGGCGCACACCAGGGAAATCGCCTCGCCGGTGGAGCCGGCACGCCCGGTACGACCGATACGGTGGATGTAATCCTCGGCCACGATCGGCAAATCGAAATTGACCACCAATGGCAGGTCTTCGATATCCAGGCCCCGGGCCGCGACGTCGGTGGCGACCAGGATCTGCACTTCACTGAGCTTGAAGCGGTCCAGCGCGCGCTGACGGGTCGCCTGGGGCTTGTCGCCGTGGATGCCATCGGCGTTGATGCCCAGGCCCTGGAGTTTTTCCACCAGCGCGTCCACGCCGTTGCGGGTCTTGGCGAACACCAGCACCTGCTTCCACTTGCCCTTGCGCATCAAGTGAACGAACAGCTCCGGCTTGCGCTTCTTGTCGACCGTCACGATCCATTGCTTGACCGTATTGGCGGCGACGTTGCGCGGGCTGACTTCGATGCTCAGCGGATCGTTGAGCATTTGCCCGGCCAGCAGGCGGATGTCGTCGGAGAAGGTGGCGGAGAACAGCAGCGTCTGACGTTTCTTCGGCAGCGCCTTATAGATGTTCGCCAGCTCCTCGGAGAAACCCAGGTCGAGCATGCGATCGGCTTCGTCCAGCACCAGGGTTTGCAGCTGATTGAACTTCAGTGCGTTCTGGCGGAACAGGTCGAGCAAACGGCCCGGGGTCGCCACCAGCAGGTCGACCCCGCTGCGCAGCTTCATCATTTGCGGGTTGATGCTGACACCGCCGTACACCGCGTAGGTCCGCAGCGGCAGGTTCTCGGCATATTGGCGCACCGCTTCGTGAACCTGCTCGGCCAGCTCTCGGGTCGGCACCAGAATCAGCGCACGCACCGAGTTGGCGGTGACTTTCGGCCCTTCCATGGCCAGCAGTTGCAGGAGCGGCAAGGCGAAACCGGCGGTCTTGCCGGTGCCGGTCTGGGCCGCGGCCATCAGGTCGCGACCGGCCAGCACCGCTGGAATGGCTTGTGCCTGAACCGGCGTCGGAGTCTGGTAGCCGAGCGTCTCAAGGGAGCGCAGCAAGGGTTCGATCAGGCCAAGGGTGGCGAAAGTCATGGGAGTACCGTAGGAAAAATCAGCGCGATTGTGCGAAACAAGTATGCAATGGCGCGCAGTTTACCCTAATTCACACGGGATTCTGTCGGCACTACCGTCGGCTCCACCTTCACCACTGGCCGCTCCGGTGAACGACGCCATTGCGGCAGGCCAATCAGCACTACCGCACTGATGATCACCAACATGGCCAGCGCTTCCTCGATGCCAATGGTTTCTCCGACAAACACGATCCCGAGCAACACGGCCACCGCCGGATTGACGTAGGCATAACTGGTGGCCGCCGCCGGACGCACATGCTTGAGCAGATACATGTAGGCGTTGAAGGCAATGATCGAACCGAACACGGTCAAGTACGCCAGCGCCGCCCAGCCCTCGATGGGCGGGACCTTCTCCAGGTGTTCACCGCTCAGCGCACTGGCGATCAGCAACACCACGCCGCCGACCAGCATTTCCACGGCACTGGCCATTGCGCCTTGCGGCAACGGCAAGTGCTTGCTCCACACCGAGCCGAATGCCCAGGTGGCCGCAGCGAAGATCAGCAACGCCGCACCCAGCGGGCTCGATTGCAGGTTGGAGCCGAGGTTGAGCATGACGATGCCGATCATCCCAAGCGCAACGCCCGCCCATTCAAGACGGGTATTACGCGCGCCCCAGAAATAACCACAGAGCAAGGTAAACAGCGGCACCGTCGCCACCGCCAGCGCGGCCACGCCGGAAGCCACGCCCGTGTGCTCGGCCACGCTGACCGCGCCGTTGCCGCACGCCAGCAGCAACACACCGATGATCCCGGCGGCTTTCCATTGCGCCCAGGTCGGGGCCGGCGCCCCGCGCCAGCGCAGGAAGGCGTACATCAGGCTTCCGGCGATGACGAAGCGAATGCCCGCGAGCAGCAAGGGCGGCCAGTACTCCACACCGATGCGGATCACCAGGTAGGTCGAGCCCCAAATCACGTAGAGCGCGAAGAAGGCAGCGATTAACGGTAAGGGAAAGCGACGTAGGCCGGACATGATAGGCAGCTCACAGGCAGAACAGGTGAACGGCTATTCTAGAAAGGCTGACGCGAGAAAATAAGTTACAAAACCTGTTTAAACCGCCGGTACACTTTTCAAAACACGGAGTTCAGCGCTATAAACCGTGTTTTCGAAAGTCCGTCATTTTCAGGAGTTGCCTCGATGGATAAGTACGACCGCATGCTGCTCAGCGCCCTCCTGGAAAACGGTCGCGCGTCTTACGCGGACCTCGCGCGCAAGGTCAACCTCTCCGCCCCGGCCGTGGCCGAACGCGTGGCCAAGCTCGAATCCAGCGGCGTGATTACCGGTTACCAGGCGAAGGTCGACATGGCCAAGCTCGGCTTGCCGATCCAGTGTGTCATCGAACTGCGCCTGAACCAGCACGGCAACCAGAAAGCCTACGACGACCTGATCAAGATCCCGCAACTGACCGAATGCCACCGCGTGACCGGTGACCCGTGCGTGATCATGCAAGCGGCGGTGGGTTCGATGCCGGAGCTGGAAGATTTGATCAACCGGATTGCCACGTTTGGCTTCAGCAAGACATCGATTGTGTTGTCGAGTGCGATAGAGAAGCGGGTGCCGTTGGGGCACATCGAAGGCAATGGCAAACAAACCTGAGATCAACACATACCAATGTGGGAGCCAGCCTGCTGGCGATTGCAGTGGTTCAGCCCACCAAGAGGTTGAATGACACACCGTAATCGCCAGCAGGCTGGCTCTCACAAGGGTTACTTGCAGGACTCGGGATCAGCGATAGCGCTTGAGGTGTTCGCCCACCTTCGCCGCCGGCACTTTCTGCAATTTGCACAACAGATCATGGGACAGCTCGCTCAAGCCATGCTTGTGCCGCAGTTCTTCGGCCAGATGCACCGTCAGGTTAGCCGCCATCTCGGCGTCGGCCATGGCCCGGTGAGCCTTGCCGGTGTGGGGCAGGTTGGCGAAGGTGGTGAGGGTGCCGAGCTTGTGGTTCGGTGCCGCGGGCATCAGGCGCCGGGCCAGCAGCAGCGAGCAGGCAAAGTTCTGCAGGCGCGTGCGTTTGATCCGCCCCAGTTCGAAATCCCAGAACTTCTGGTCGAACGCGGCGTTGTGGGCCAGCAATGGCGTGGTGCCGACGAACTCGTTGACCTCGTTCATCACCTGCTCGGCCGAAGGCGCGGTGCGCAGCATGGCGTTGCTGATGCCGGTCAGTTGTTCGATGAAGCCAGGGACGCGCACGCCGGCGTTCATCAGGCTCTGGTAACGCTCGACGATGCGCCCTTGCTCAAGGATCACCACGGCAATTTCCGTGGCCCGGCAACTGCTGCTCGGAGAGATCCCGGTGGTTTCAAAGTCGATGACTGCTATGCGTTCCAAACCTGTTTGAACTCCGTAAAAATCAATTCTTGAGCAGCAACGCGCCTTCGATCGGCACGTAGCGGCTGGCGGCGCGGATCAGCGAGTTGGCCGTCAGGCCGGGTACCCCGTAGGCCACCGCTTGCACGCCGTGCTTGCTGATGATGCGCTCCAGCAGCATGTCGAAATCACCGTCGCCAGAAGCCAGCACCACTTCATCGACATGGTCGGCCGCGTCCATGATGTCGAGGGTGATGCCCACGTCCCAGTCGCCCTTGGCCGAGCCATCGCTGCGCTGGATATAGGGCTTGAGCTTCACGGTGAAACCGAGGTTGCGCAGGATCTGCTGGAACTGCTGCTGTTTGCTGTCGCCACGATCGATCGCGTAGGCATAGGCCTCGACAATCTCGCCTTGCTTGCTGATGTCAGCCCACAACGCGGCATAGTTGAAGTGGCAACCATAAGCCTGGCGCACGGTGTAATAGAGGTTCTGGACATCGGCGAACACTGCGATTTTTTTCACCGGACACCTCGATAAAGCGCAGGCAGGACCGGGCACCAGGCCCGAAAAGTCGCCCAGTATGCCAGCCCAAAGCAGAGTTTCGCGAATAATCGGCCCGAAGCGCCGCAGCGCCCCGGACGAATGGTGTGTCAGATGAACGAGTCGTCGTCGCCGCCAAAGAACGATGAGCTGTCATCGCTGTAGTCGGCATCGGCAAAACCGCCCTGGTTGTCGGCATAGGTGTCGTTGCCGGCCATGCGCTGGTCATCGCCCCAGCCATTGTTGCCCTGGTCGTTGACCTGGGCCGGTTCTTCCTTGATGACTTCGACGACTTCCTGGGGTGCCTGGTTGTGGTGAAACAGACTGCTGATGCCTTGTGCCAGCATCACGCCACCCGCCACACCAGCCGCGGTTTTCAGCGCGCCACCGAGAAAGCCGCTGCCCGCCGCCGGGGCCTGTTGCTGGGGTGCATAGCCCTGCTGTGGCGCAGCACCGAAGTTCTGCTGCGGCGGCTGCGTATTGAACGACGGCCGCGCCGGCTCGCGCCAGCCGCCACCGCCCGACACCGGCGCGCTTTGTGTGGGCGCAGGCTGCGGACTGCCACCAAAGAGGCTAGACAAAAAGCCACCGCTGCTCGTCGCCGGGGCTGGCGTTTGCGCCTTGGCCTGCTGCAGTTCGGCCTGTAATTTCTGGATTTGCTCCACCAGTTGCTGGTTTTGGCCGTCGAGGCTCTTGATCGCCGCCTCCTGCACCAGAATCGCCTGGGTCATGAAATAACCCGCCGCCGGTTGGCGTGCCAGGTGCTCCTTGATCCGCGCCTCGGCCTGGGCGTCGCGCGGGGCTGAGTCCGTCTCGGCCTGTTGCAGCCGGGAAAACAGTCCATCGATCAGGGTTTGTTCTTCGCTGTTCATGGCGACCTCATGATTGCCTGGGAAATCGTTGCCTTTACCCATAAAGGATAAGGTGCCCGACCTTAATGGAGGCTGAAACAAGTTGTTTCAATGAGTTTTACCGAACGTTTACGTTTGCGCCCTCCCGCGCATCATCGGTTAAAGTGGGCCACTGCTTTCAACTGCGATATCTACTGATGAATCCGTTCGATGTACTGCGCGACTCCTTGTATTTCTTCAAACGCAATCTGGGCCAGATCGTGCAGCTGTGCCTGCCGCTGGTGATCATCGAGGCCCTGTTGCAACAAGTGGTCGACCACTCCACCGAGCCGGACAGTTTTCCCGGCATCAGTGTGATCGTCGGCCTGCTGGTTTATCCGCTGTACACCGCCGCCCTGATCCTGTTCCTCGACGCCCGCAGCCGTGGCGAATCGCCCAGCAACCGCGAGCTACTGTCGAGGTCCGCCTATCTGTGGCCGCGTTTCGCCTTGCTGACCGCCCTGAACACCCTGCTGATCCTGCTGGGCCTGTCGCTGTACTTCCTGCCGGGCATCTGGCTGATGGTAACCCTGGCTTTCGGCGAATACCTCCTGGTACTGCGTGGCCTGGCGCCATTGCAGGCCATGAAGGAAAGCCTGCGCCTGACCCGTGGCCACTTCATGCGCATCCTGGTGTGCATCCTGTGTGTGATGGGGCCCTTGTGGTTGCTCAAGGGCGCAACGTTGGCGGCGTACCCCGAGCCGCAGAACCCGGCGATCTCGCTGTTGATCGACAGTGCCCACAGCTTCTTGCAACTGTTCACCAGCGTGGTGCTGTTCCGCCTGTTCATGCTGATCAGCGAAGTACCGGAAAAAATCGACGGCCCACGTTGACCTTGGGCGACCGCTCGTCAGTCGGGTATGCTCGGGGGCAATTTCCGTAACGCGATAAGCCGAGCCATGACCCGACTGCTGCGCTACACCTTGCTGGGATTGTTGATCGTCATCGGTTTGATCGCTGTGATGACCTACAGCCTGACCTGGCGCCCCGAGGCCAGGGAAACAGCGCCGGTTGCGTGCAGTACTCAGGCGCCAGTCCTGGCACCCGGCCAGGCACTGAAGGTCATGACCTGGAACGTCCAGTACCTGGCGGGCAAGCGCTACGTGTTCTGGAATGACCTGGCCGCCGGCGCCGACGACGCCCCCACGCCGGAAGACATGGCCTTCAGCCTCGACGAAGTGGCGCGGGTTATCCGCGACGAGCAACCGGACGTCGTGCTGCTGCAGGAACTCGATGACGGCGCCAAGGCCAGCGACTACCAGAACCAGCTCAAACTGCTGCAGGAGCGGCTCACCGACCTGTATCCGTGCAGCGCCCATGCCTTCGACTGGAAGGCTGACTTCGTGCCCAACCCGCACATTTTCGGCAGCGTCGGCCGGCAACTGGCGACCTTGAGTCGTTATCAGATCGAGCACGCCGAACGCCTGCAATTGCCGATCGCTTCGGCCAACCCGATCAGTCGCCAGTTCCAACCGAAAAACGCTCTGTTGGTGACCTACCTGCCATTGAGCGACGGTGGCCAGCTCGCGGTCCTCAACACCCATCTGGACCGAGCGACCCAACCTGACGAGACGTTGCAGGCTCAGGTCGCGGCAGTGGCCAAGGCCCTCGACAAGTTCGAAAGCCGCGGCACGCCCTGGCTGATCGGTGGCGACTTCAACCTGCTGCCGCTGGGGCAATACCAGCGCTTGCCCAGCGAACAGCGCACCCCGTACTCCGCCGACAGCGCCCTGCATCTATTGTGGGACAAGTACCCGATGATCCCCACCAACAACGAATCCAGCGGCATCGACCGCGCGCGCTGGCTGACCCATTACCCCAACGATGCCGGCTTGAACGGCCCGGACCGGACCGTCGACTATCTGTTCTACAGCCCGCGGATCAAGCGGGTCGAGGCGACGGTGCGGCAAGACGATACCCTGCGCATCTCCGACCACCTGCCGGTGATTGCGCGGTTTCTGCTGCCCGCCGCGCCGTAGATTACAGCGTCATTGCTTGCGCGGCTTGATCCGCGCCGTGGCTTCGGCTACCAGCGGGTCATCCGGCCAGTAATGTTTCGGATAGCGTCCCTTCAGGTCTTTTTTCACCTCGGCGTAGGTGCTGCGCCAGAAGTTCGCCAGGTCTTGGGTTACCTGCACGGGCCGCCGCGCCGGTGACAGCAAATGCAGCTTGACCACTTGCCGGCCACCGGCGATGCGCGGGGTTTCGGCCAGGCCGAACAGCTCCTGCAAGCGCACCGCCAGAATCGGCGGCTGTTCGCTGTAATCCAGACGAATCGATGAACCCGATGGCACGCTCAAGTGGTGCGGCGCCATTTCGTCCAAGCGTTGCGGCAGTGGCCACGGCAACAGGTTGTGAACGATGCTCGAGAGGTCGAGATTGGCGAAATGACTGAGTCGCGAGACTTTGCCAAGATACGGCATCAACCAATGCTCAAGGGTGTTCAGCAGCGCAGCATCGCTGACATCTGGCCAATCACTTTCGCCCTTGCCGCCCAGGTCCAGCTGGCGCAACAACGCCACCCGAGCCTGCCACTGGCGCAACTCCGGGGTCCACGGCAACAGCTCCAGGCCTTTGCGCCGCACCAGGTTGACCAACGCCTTGCTGCGGGCGCTTTCATCGAGACCGGTCAACGGTTCGCGGCTGAGGACGAGCTCGCCCACCTTGCGTTGGCGCTCGGCCCGCAGCACACCTTCGCGCTCGTCCCAATCCAGTTGATCGACGCATCGCACCTGTTCGGCCAGTACCGAGTCGAACAACGCCGGATCGAAATCCGCCGCCAGATAAATCCGCTCTTCACGCTGGCCTTGTCGACTGCCGAGATCGGCAATCACCAGCCACGGCTGCTTCATCAGGCTGTCGGCTTCGGCAAACAGCGCGGCGCGACCGTTGGCCAGGCGATACTCGGCGCCGCCGGCACGGCGTTGTTGGGCGACGCGGTCGGGATAGGCCAAGGCCAGCAGCGCACCGAGCCAGCGTGGATGATCGGGATCGCCGACCGGCTCCGACGCCTTGGCGCGCAGGTAACCTCGATACTGCCGCGCCAGCTGCCGGGCTCGTTGTACGCCACCCTGGCCACCACGAGCGCCGCGCGCTTCGCCGGACAACAGCGCCAATCGGCTGTGCAAGTCGGCGCCGGCGCCACGCAGGATATCGCGCTCGCCGAGCAAGGCCGCGACATCGCAAGCCATGTCGGCCAAGCCGAGCGCCTGCCCACGTAACAACAGGTGCGCGATACGGGGATGCGCCGGCAGTTCGGCCATGGCCTGACCGTGACGGGTCAGCGCTTCGCCCTCCAGCGCGCCAAGACGAACCAGCAAGTCCTGAGCCTGTGCATAAGCGGCTGCCGGAGGTACATCCAGCCAAACCAGCTGGCCTGGTGTCACGCCCCAACGCCCCAGCTGCAGCGCCAACCCGGCGAGATCCGCCGAAAGAATTTCCGCACTGCCATAAGCCGCCAATTGTTCGTGCTGGTCCTGCGACCACAAGCGATAGCACACACCCGGTTCCAGTCGCCCTGCCCGGCCCGCACGCTGGGTAGCACTGGCCTTGGAAATACGTTGGGTGTCGAGGCGGGTCATGCCGCTGCCGGGATCGAAACGCGGCACCCGCGCCAACCCGGCGTCGATCACCACGCGCACGCCGTTGATGGTAAGGCTGGTCTCGGCGATGTTGGTGGCCAGCACCACTTTGCGTTTACCCGGCGGCGCCGGATCGATCGCCGCCCGTTGCGCGGCGAGGTCCAGCTCACCATGCAACGGGCAGAGCAGGATTTGCGTGTTATCGCCCAGCGCATCCACCAGTTGTTGATGCACGCGACGGATCTCGGCCTGCCCCGGCAGGAACACCAGCACGCTGCCGGACTCATCGTTCAAGGCTTCGAGAACGGTCTGCACCAATCGCGGCTCGATGAATTCACCGGCCTGGAATGGCCGGCCCCAGCGCATCGCCACCGGGTACATGCGCCCTTCGCTGCGCAGGATTGGCGCATCGTCGAGCAACCCGGCCAGGCGCTCGCCTTCCAGGGTGGCCGACATCAGCAGGATCTTCAGCGGCTGATCGTCACGGAACAGTTCCCGGCCATTGAGGCTCAAGGCCAGCGCCAGGTCGGCGTCGAGGCTGCGTTCGTGGAATTCGTCGAAGATCAACAGGCCCACGCCTTCAAGCGCCGGATCATCCTGCAAGCGCCGGGTGAGGATGCCCTCGGTAACCACTTCAATTCGGGTGTTGGGGCCGACCTTGCTGTCGAGCCGAATGCGATAACCCACGGTTTCACCAACCTTCTCGCCCAGCTCACTGGCCAGACGCTCCGCTGCCGCCCGCGCGGCCAGGCGGCGCGGTTCAAGCATCAGGATGGTTTGCCCGGCCAGCCACGGCTCATCAAGCAAGGCCAAGGGCACGCGGGTGGTCTTACCGGCACCGGGCGGTGCTTCGAGCACGGCTTCGTGGCGTGTCGCCAGGGCTTCACGCAGGGCGGGTAAAACTTCATCAATCGGCAAAGAAATCATGCTGGCTCCCCAGGGCGTGCCCACAGTAAATTGCGAGTCGCGTTGAAGCTGTGGGCGTGCCAGGCAAGGCGCGGGACGCAGGCAAGGGTCGTTTCCTTGCCAAGTCCCGCAACGCAGCATGGCACGCCCACAGCTTCAGCCCGGAGGGCCGAACCCCGATAACATTCATCGGCCATGACGCATTGTCGATCTGGAAAAAACAACGTTAATCCTCAACTATTCCGGTGGGGTGAGACGCGGCCGCAATTTACTGTGGGCACGTCCTGCCGCGGCGAGTATAACGGCGAACTGCGGGGCGTTCGTCAGGGTCTTAATTCATACCGACTACGCTTCGTTTGGAAATAACCCAGGAGATTTCATATGCGTGTTCCCTTTCGCCTGATCGGCGGTGTTTTGGTCGCGACCCTGCTGACCCAGCTCACTGCGTGCGGCTCGATCTTCTACCCCGATCGCCGTGGCCAGATCGACGGCAAGATCGACCCGGCCATTGCCGTGCTCGATGCCGTGGGCCTGCTGTTCTACGTCATCCCCGGCCTGATCGCATTTGGCGTGGACTTCGCCACCGGCGCGATTTACTTCGCACCGGGCGAAACCGCACAGGTGGCGCCGGAAAAACTCAAGGAAGCCATCGGTGCCGACGGCAAGGTCGATAACCTCAAGCTGCAGACTATCCTGGAGCGTGAAACGGGCCGCAGCTTGCCGCTGGACGATCCACGCCTGATCCAGCACAAGGGTAGCGCCCAGCAACTGGCCATGTTCGGCCTGCATCCGGCCGCGTAATCGGGGCACGACAAGGAACATCCGCACCCATGATATCCAGCTCCGAACACGCCCGCCTGCTGCGGCTGGCGACCCGTGCCTCGGTGGCGGTGGCTTGCACGCTGATCGTCGCCAAAGCCATCGCCTGGTGGCTGAGCGGTTCGGTGAGCATGCTCGCCGGGTTGACCGACTCGGCCCTTGACGGCGTGACCTCGCTGCTCAACCTGCTGGCGGTGCACTACGCGTTGCGCCCGGCCGACGACGATCATCGCTACGGGCATGGCAAGGCCGAGTCACTGGCCGGCATGGCCCAGGCGCTGTTCATCGGCGGCAGTGCGGTGTTGATCGCGCTGCAGGCACTGGAGCGGCTCAAGCATCCGGAACCGGTGGGCGCACCGTGGATCAGCATCGGGGTGATCGTGTTCTCGCTGCTCCTGACCTTGGTGCTGCTGATGGTGCAGCATCGAGTGGTCAAAGCCACCGGCTCCAACGCGGTGCGCGCCGACTCCCTGCATTACCGTTCGGACCTGCTGCTCAATGGCAGCATCCTGGTGGCGTTGGTGCTCGCCGGGTTTGGCTGGCATCAGGTCGACCCCTGGTTCGGCCTGGGCATTGCCGCCTACATTTTCTGGAGCGCAGTCACGATCGCCCGGGAAAGCTTTGCGGTATTGATGGATGAGGAGCTGCCGGCGGATGTCAGCCAGCACATGCTGGAACTGGCCTGCAGTGTGCCGGGGGTATTGGGCGCCCATGATTTGCGCACGCGGATTTCCGGCAACCAGTGGTTTGTGCAGCTGCACCTGGAATTGCCGGGGGAATTGACCCTGTCAGTCGCCCACGGCATCAGCGACCAGGCCGCCGACGCGATTCACGCCGCCTACCCGCGGGCCGAAGTG
Proteins encoded in this window:
- a CDS encoding histone deacetylase family protein, with translation MPLPLIYHEDYSPEFPADHRFPMDKFRLLRDHLVDSGLTRDADLLRPQLCPPDILALAHDPSYIERYMSGDLSREDQRRLGLPWSEALARRTVRAVGGSLLAAEQALEHGLACHLAGGTHHAHYDYPAGFCIFNDLAVISHFLLESGRVNRVLIFDCDVHQGDGTARILHNTPEAVTVSLHCEKNFPARKAESDWDIPLPNGMGDADYLKVVDDALNYLLPLYQPDLVLYDAGVDVHKDDALGYLKLTDNGVAARDESVMRHCLGRDIPVVGVIGGGYSKDRQALARRHGILHHSAQRVWESSGCH
- a CDS encoding TIGR03862 family flavoprotein; protein product: MTQFSSAFSHNVAIIGGGPAGLMAAEVLSQAGIKVDLYDGMPSVGRKFLLAGVGGMNITHSEAYPVFLSRYAERAPQIAPLLRAFGADALCQWIHGLGIDTFIGSSGRVFPTDMKAAPLLRAWLKRLRDSDVVIHTRHRWLGWDDHGGLRIDSPDGEKTVQANATLLALGGGSWARLGSDGAWMLPLEQKAVGLAPLQPSNCGFEVRAWSDLMVSKFAGAPLKNIAIGLDDDVPRLGECVITATGIEGSLIYALSAPIREAINQHGSATIHLDLLPGRPVDKIQAALSKPRGSRSMAKHLHSQLGIDGVKAALLRELTSAETFTDMGLLAKAIKALPMTLVKTRPLDEAISSAGGVKFESMDERLMLKHMPGVFCAGEMLDWEAPTGGYLLTACFASGRAAGLGMVEWLQRKS
- a CDS encoding DEAD/DEAH box helicase, whose amino-acid sequence is MTFATLGLIEPLLRSLETLGYQTPTPVQAQAIPAVLAGRDLMAAAQTGTGKTAGFALPLLQLLAMEGPKVTANSVRALILVPTRELAEQVHEAVRQYAENLPLRTYAVYGGVSINPQMMKLRSGVDLLVATPGRLLDLFRQNALKFNQLQTLVLDEADRMLDLGFSEELANIYKALPKKRQTLLFSATFSDDIRLLAGQMLNDPLSIEVSPRNVAANTVKQWIVTVDKKRKPELFVHLMRKGKWKQVLVFAKTRNGVDALVEKLQGLGINADGIHGDKPQATRQRALDRFKLSEVQILVATDVAARGLDIEDLPLVVNFDLPIVAEDYIHRIGRTGRAGSTGEAISLVCADEVNLLSAIEMLTRQTLKRQNEPDFEPEHRVPDTDASGQVVKKPKKPKKPKASGGGGKRNLGKWVDSGEAAPAEPSIKPVRKVPVFNTGPRKRKP
- the yedA gene encoding drug/metabolite exporter YedA codes for the protein MSGLRRFPLPLIAAFFALYVIWGSTYLVIRIGVEYWPPLLLAGIRFVIAGSLMYAFLRWRGAPAPTWAQWKAAGIIGVLLLACGNGAVSVAEHTGVASGVAALAVATVPLFTLLCGYFWGARNTRLEWAGVALGMIGIVMLNLGSNLQSSPLGAALLIFAAATWAFGSVWSKHLPLPQGAMASAVEMLVGGVVLLIASALSGEHLEKVPPIEGWAALAYLTVFGSIIAFNAYMYLLKHVRPAAATSYAYVNPAVAVLLGIVFVGETIGIEEALAMLVIISAVVLIGLPQWRRSPERPVVKVEPTVVPTESRVN
- a CDS encoding Lrp/AsnC family transcriptional regulator, yielding MDKYDRMLLSALLENGRASYADLARKVNLSAPAVAERVAKLESSGVITGYQAKVDMAKLGLPIQCVIELRLNQHGNQKAYDDLIKIPQLTECHRVTGDPCVIMQAAVGSMPELEDLINRIATFGFSKTSIVLSSAIEKRVPLGHIEGNGKQT
- a CDS encoding 3'-5' exonuclease, which translates into the protein MERIAVIDFETTGISPSSSCRATEIAVVILEQGRIVERYQSLMNAGVRVPGFIEQLTGISNAMLRTAPSAEQVMNEVNEFVGTTPLLAHNAAFDQKFWDFELGRIKRTRLQNFACSLLLARRLMPAAPNHKLGTLTTFANLPHTGKAHRAMADAEMAANLTVHLAEELRHKHGLSELSHDLLCKLQKVPAAKVGEHLKRYR